ACGTACAGAAAATTTTAATAAGTGGCGGGGCAAATCATTTTATTGGAAAGGAGTCGGTCGGAGGTTGGCTGATTCTTACAGAGGATAGGTTAATATTTGAATCTCATAAGGCAAATATACAATGTCATACACTAACTGTCCCAATAAAAGATATTATTGAGATTAAACCAAAACGAACTCTGAAACTAATTCCAAATGGATTTACTATTGCAACAAGAGATACTGATATTCATCAATTTGTTGTCAATAATCGAGATACGTGGATACGATTTCTTGAAGAACAAGCTAAAAGCGTTTAAGACACAGTGGGAAGATGGAGAAAAGATACATTTTTCACTAGATCCGGTTTTTACATCACATAACAATAGATTTA
This Vallitalea okinawensis DNA region includes the following protein-coding sequences:
- a CDS encoding GRAM domain-containing protein, translating into MAIKPLLQGDLYYSIVVVLITGTMFGGSMFLITLFLTRKFKEKEKSICDVQKILISGGANHFIGKESVGGWLILTEDRLIFESHKANIQCHTLTVPIKDIIEIKPKRTLKLIPNGFTIATRDTDIHQFVVNNRDTWIRFLEEQAKSV